The stretch of DNA CCTTGTAGTTAGTACAACCAGAGTTGGTACTTTCCAAATTTGGTACTAGTAAATGTAaataaatactttgctgcaatcATATGTTCCTTATTTGCAAGCCAGTTAAAATTTCTGAACATACTTTGTTGTATTCATGAATGTAGGCGGTGATGTGTCAAGCACAGCATCAACAGCTACATAGGGAGAAGGAGCACAGGTTGTTCCTAGATCAAAAGATCCAGCATGGAAATATTGCACATGTCCGGACATCAGCAAGAAGAACTGTCTAAGATGCATATTCTGCGGTCATTTGTCCAGCAATGGCACTAGTCGAATCAAATTGCACCTTGCATGCATTCCTAAGTCTGGTGTGGATCACTGTGAGAAAGTGCCAGCTGATGTCAAAGAGGAGATCCTTCAGTACTTGACAAAGAAGGGTGACAAAAAGGCAGCCAAGCTTATGGAGCAGAAGAGACGCAGAAATGGAGTTGACTTGAGCCACTCGGAGGGGGAAGAACAAGCTACAAGTGATGAAGATGGACTAAACCATTCTGCACTTGTGCTTCAGCCATCGAGATCAACAAGAAATAAATCTAAATCTTCAAGTGGCCCTATGGACAAATACTGTGAATTAACTCCCGAAGAGCTTGTTGCCGCAAGGAAGAGGAAACGTGGTGCTAACACGATCCAGGGGAAGCTGACAACTGAGAAGAGAGAACAAAAAAGGGCTCGTGCTTGTGAGTACATCTGCCAGTGGTTCTATGAAGCTTGCATTCCATTCAACGTAGTCACACTTCCCAGCTTTGACCTCATGCTTCAGTCAATTGGACAGTATGGTGATGACTTGGACGGTCCTACTCCTTATGAAATGGGTGGCCCAATATTGATGAAGATGAAGAAAAGAGTTCAGGAGTCCTTCAATGCACACAGGAAGACTTGGGAGCTTACTGGATGTATAATCATGACAGATGCATGGACTGACATAAGAGGAAGAGGGGTAATGAATCTTGTAGTTCATAGTGCTCATGGTGTGGTGTTTCTTAATTCTGTGGACTGTTCAGCCgtgaagaaagatgggaagtaCATCTTTGAGCTTGTTGATAGATGCATAGAAGAGGTTGGTGAGAAGCATGTAGTTCAAGTTGTGACTGATAATGCAAGTGTTAATCAAGCGGCATCAACCTTGTTGAAAGCAAAGCGCCCCAACATATTTTGGAATGGTTGTGCTGCCCATTCTATTGATCTGATGTTAGAGGATATTGGCAAGCTTAAAAAAGTGGACTCTACTATGTCACTGTTTTCCTTTATGCACACACTAGAGTTTTGTCTCTAATGAGGGAATTCCTTGGGAAAGATCTGGTGAGGTCTGGCATTACAAGGTTTGCTACAGCTTACTTGAACTTGAAAAGCATGCTGGACAACAAGAAAGAACTGCAGAAGCTATTCAGATTAGATCAGATGGATGAAATGGGTTACTTAAAAAAGGTGAAAGAACGTGATTCCAACCGAAGTGTGCGCTCTGAAATTTTTGGACAGGAGTAGAACGTGCTGTCAACTTCTTTGAGCCTTTGGCTAATTTGCTGCGGCGAATGGACAGCGATGTACCAGCTATGGGTTTCATATATGGCGCTTTTTTGGATGCAAAGAAGGAGATTGCAGCTAGATTTGACAATGAGGAGGCTAGTATCCAGGAAGTGCTACACATTATTGATAACAGATGGGACAACAAATTGAAGGGGCCCCTACATAGGGCTGGATACTTCTTAAACCCATACTACTACTATGAAAACAAGCTGGAGATTGAGTTGGATGGAACATTTAAAGATGGCCTTGTTGTTTGCATGGAGAAGATGGTTAGAGATGGTAAGAAGGAAGATATAATGACAGCTGAGTGTCAGGCATATCAAAATGAAGAGGGGTCGTTTGGAAGGGACAGTGCTAAAAGGCAGCGGAGAAACAAGAACTTTGATCCAAGTAAAGAACTAAATATTTACATTGTTGAAATAAGATGTGTAGGCTGCAATGCAAATTAGATGTTGCAGCTTTGTTAACTGTTATTTGTTACTTGTTGATGCAGCTGAATGGTGGTCCAATCATGGATCAAGTGCACCAAATCTCAGGGTACTGGCTATGCGGATTTTGAGCTTGACATGCAGCTCATCAGCTTGTGAGAGAAACTTCAGTGTTTTTCAGCAGGTAAGAATGTAGTACAAAGTACAAACTGTCAACATATCCTTTATATGCACATATGTTTCTTTTTCTTACTGATGTTTATTTACTTGCAATGTACAATCAGGTTCAAGGCAGCAAAAGGCGCAACAGGCTACTTCATGACAAAATGAGAGATCTTGTCTTCATCAAGGCCAACTCCCAACTTGAACAAAAGAGAATGAACAAAGACAAGGATCCACTTGTGGACAGAACACGTGCAGATGTTGTGGAAGATGAAGATAACGAGTGGATCACAGGAATTGTGCCGGTTCTAGTTGTGGATACTACAGATGAACCTGAAGAAGAACCAATACCACAACCGAGAGCAAGAGCTGTTGCATCAAAAAGAAATAAAGCTCGTCAGCCTAGGAAGAAGTTGCTCCCAGTTTTTCGTGATGATGAGCTGCAATCTGTGCGTTCTTCTTCTGATTAGGATGATGATGCCATGGCAGCAAGTTCATCTGATTCTGATTGAGCTTCTGCATCGTTGTTGGCTGGCTCCTAAAGTCCTAAGTCCTTATTTCTGCTATTCTGGACCTTGCTTGTAGGTTGTTTAATTTATCCGTCTACTTTGTTTGTCTGAAATCTGAATATATGAACTCTGAACAGTGCTATATGCCTATATCTGGACCATGCTTTGTTATCTGAACAATGTTTTAGCCTTGGTTTTAGCTGCTGAAATCTGTCATTTGTGTTGATATATCTGTCATTTGTATGCTATATGCTGAAATCTGAATAATGTTTTGTGAAACGCTATTTTGCAAAATAGCGCGCTAATAGCACGCTATTTCGTTTATAGCGTTTTTTTGAAGGCTGCGCTATTTCAAATAGCGCGCTATTTTTTTCATTGCTATGAATGCATGTACGCACATCTTATCTTCATGATCACCTCTGAGAGGCTGAGCCAGCATATTATCTTGAGATTGATGAACTCGTCACGGAGGACTTCGTAGTCAACGGGAACCATGCTCACTCCGAAGCGGCGCTTGCAGCTGATAGAGGAGATCCGGACTAGGCGTGATGCTCGAATCGCCGTCGTCCTAGTTCCGGATTCGCTATAGCCGGGTAAGGAGGAGGACACGGCCATGGAGGAGGGGTAGAGCCGAAGGAGGAGGACGCAACCATGGAGGAGGACCGGAGCCGGAGGCGGCCGCCATAGAGGAGCAGGAGGCAGAGACAGAGGAGGAGGGGAAGGTGGCGGCCATAGAGAAGGAAGAGGcagaggaggcagatctggcgcATGCGGGCTTCGACATGGCCGACGCTATGGCGGAGTTTGAGGTGGCCAAGTGAAAAAGGCGGCGGAGGTGGAGTCCAACCGTCGTTTGCTGCACCAGTGGAAAGCGAAGATCGACAAGCTCTTCACTCACATGAAGTCCGACGAGGAGCCGGGCATCACTTGGCTCTAGTTTTCCACTCCCTCTAGTTTTTCACTCTCCATATTAGTTTTATCCTAAGTCAACTTCAtgaagtttgaccaagtttataggaAATAATATGAATATTCTTTAtctaataataaagcaaattgggTTTCTTTCGTCCGTCATGGCATTTTTTAGAAAAGTCCCTCTATTTCAAAGAATTCAGCCCGTAGTCCTGTTTTAAGTGAAAACGAATCATTATTTTCGTATTTTACACAAAAGTTCCCGTCTTTTCTTAAAATCAACCCGCCATCCGGTTTAAATCACACCCAAACCGTTATCTTACATTTTTCGAAACCCCCTGatgttttaggtaattcatccgtggatcatatttaagtcaaacaaatgctttttaaaatcatccatatcttttaaaccataACTCCAATTTGAACATGtcatatatgaaatttgattagaaaaatatctagaatatgaatatgagattatttttacctgttaagtatttttaaatattattttggaatatatttgagtcagaccaaatgattttctaaattatctgtatcttttaaaccgtaacttcgattttaacatattatatatgaaattttattagaaaaatgtgtggaatctaaatatgatgttaattttacctattaaatatttttaaaatattgttatggaagcaaacttataattcATAGCGCAAGATCCGTTTTTTTCATACCGGCGGCGATCCAGATTGCAAATAAACATCCCACTATAACCATATAGGGAAAAGAAAACATCGATAACTACATatgcatacctctgaaaaatgtCGCAGAGGAAAACATCAGATTTCTCATCGCGAGAGTGAGAgaaagcgagagagagagagagagagagagagacgggtggagagggaggagagagagggagagagagacgtcttaggattaaccatattcaacacacgttttttgttgttttgtgtgaacaccgaggccatcgccggcgagggtgagaaggaggataagcggcaacacaaatatgatgccttgcaaaaataaaggagatggacctattgtggtcttgagtgatggttgttgagttaagagcgtgtgttatgttttctctcccgttgcaacgcacaggcTCTTTATacctaataataataataataataataataataataataataaagcaaattgggTTTCTTTCATCCGTCATGGCATTTTCAGAAAAGTCTCTCTATTTTAGAGAATTCAACCTGCAGTCCTGTTTTAAGTTAAAACGAATCGTTATATTCGTATTTTACACAAAAGTCCTTGTCTTTTCTTGAAATCAACCCGCCGTCCGGATTTAAGTCACATCCGaaccgttattttacattttttgaaagaaaaaaacctgatgttttaggtaattcatccgtggatcatatttaagtcaaacaaataatttttaaaatcatccatatcttttaaaccgtaactccgatttgaacGTGTTATAtgtgaaatttgattagaaaaatatgtagaatatgaatataAGATTATTTTTACCTATTAAGTATTTctaaatattattttggaatatatttgagtcaaaccaaatgattttctaaattatctgtatcttttaaaccgtaactttAATTTTAACATATTATgtatgaaattttattagaaaaatgtgtggaatctaaatatgaAGTTAATTTTACatgttaaatatttttaaaatattgcTATGGAAGCAAAATTATAATTTATAGCGCAAGATTCGTTTTTTTCATACCGGCGGCGATCcagattgcaaataaacacccaCTATAACCATATACGGAAAAGAAAATATCaataactacacatgcatacctctgaaaaatgtcgcaggggaaaacaacagatttctcatcgcgacagtgagagagagagagagggggagggagggagggagagggagagggaggagagagggagagagagacgtcttaggattaaccatattTAACACacatttttt from Triticum urartu cultivar G1812 chromosome 3, Tu2.1, whole genome shotgun sequence encodes:
- the LOC125547453 gene encoding uncharacterized protein LOC125547453, giving the protein MDSDVPAMGFIYGAFLDAKKEIAARFDNEEASIQEVLHIIDNRWDNKLKGPLHRAGYFLNPYYYYENKLEIELDGTFKDGLVVCMEKMVRDGKKEDIMTAECQAYQNEEGSFGRDSAKRQRRNKNFDPTEWWSNHGSSAPNLRVLAMRILSLTCSSSACERNFSVFQQVQGSKRRNRLLHDKMRDLVFIKANSQLEQKRMNKDKDPLVDRTRADVVEDEDNEWITGIVPVLVVDTTDEPEEEPIPQPRARAVASKRNKARQPRKKLLPVFRDDELQSVRSSSD